A region of Leptospiraceae bacterium DNA encodes the following proteins:
- a CDS encoding Ig-like domain-containing protein, whose amino-acid sequence MRYIIVILFFLLQSCTKEAIDRIKPGKTEYSHFLWTNTSPPSKPEEQKLPVTSFQILNFKDRIKEGESFSFTIKPLYFKDEISFSLKPSHPESLRLSAETIHFTSETALSGISIQLEALEEENFLSENANISFTSEKYNFSRSILVIDNDIRIIFDKSSLSIQEETSDKVFVCLSSDPGETKTLNFQSNHASLEVYPSSLSFDSSNWNQKQELGLKAIKDSNTVSETVSVSARGDNLISASLQVQVQDKDSKQILFSGDTQVLEGNAASVKLKLSHRPAAPVTVSVRNDNGLIDTLTFTPANYFQEQTINIRYAKDGESSIRMKLLASADSYETVEHELLIIDVDTRILLYCSPPDIHEGDSITCLTKLSGDPVVSRPVSLSLSNGTERELLFDSSNWNELQTFSFTIPSDADHDSQLITFTATGDYLKTAEGDVIAFDRDTTVIFTGPNTVVEGQTAKFYLTLSGKPVLDRTVFLSSSKPDISLNKSSFTFSDSNWNVPQEVEYTGTLDDPNTFMGASDVTASGNELQSSTLRFFVLDSNEIYINMISNPTAFNLEEGNSVTLNFSISIMPPYDVTFPIVLSDTSSLSTNVSSVTFTPTDYNQPHPVVVKAIDDADNDSETPTLCMYSGSSCSTVDGIIKSLQFSITDKHPTISSLSVDSYTGANVTITGTNFYPNPTDNLVKFNGLSATVVSATTTELVVTPPNNSTTGYVTVTTARGTGTSPAEFRYELLVMGSNPSNGASNVALDTSISLSFNIDINPATVNATNVQLLTDGTAVATTLSTTGKTITLIPTSNLQKNSVYTISLTTDLQSTGGHALASTVNQYFYTLSDGCNTIDLTTGLVAHYPFNGNANDESGNGNHGTAMGGASLTTDRFGNANRAYSGYGLNSPGNIFVARSSSLTFNNSMSISLFFKIDVSRGMDGYGTIVDNGAHNLFTRGGDFSGYASNTSFNDGIIYINFYGITPPYGSTISLENYNLSEWLHIAYVVYTDKFDIYLNGSFFATFLGNFDFNKWNSHDLYFGMFGYGGWYPIHGAIDDIRIYNRALNATEVLALYKESDATKRSCKEILDAGLSYGDGVYTIDPDGTGPTGSFQVYCDMTTDGGGWTLISRVNTSSLANIPEPMNWFIAGQNSNALKCNKMVHNDPPASLGIDKVLPMITDNVTKARFNLVAEADPNQTAKWFKIMNQANAQKWFEDSEVSPTNTCTDLNMTLNCTNSAFIRYVTTATADQGAYSLAGMNLASYGYTSGGDIHLRLDENFGSGASSVCSWTGNANGNAWKDSFYEHWGNGLLIWLR is encoded by the coding sequence GTGAGATATATCATAGTTATCCTTTTTTTCCTATTACAGTCTTGCACAAAAGAAGCGATTGACCGGATTAAGCCGGGCAAAACAGAGTATTCTCACTTTCTCTGGACGAATACTTCTCCACCTTCGAAACCGGAAGAACAGAAGCTTCCGGTCACTTCTTTTCAAATTTTAAACTTTAAAGACAGAATTAAGGAAGGAGAATCCTTTTCTTTTACGATTAAGCCTCTGTATTTCAAAGATGAGATTAGCTTCTCCCTGAAACCTTCTCATCCTGAGTCGCTTCGTCTCAGTGCTGAAACCATACATTTTACTTCGGAAACGGCTCTTTCGGGTATTTCTATACAGCTAGAAGCCCTCGAAGAGGAAAACTTTCTCTCTGAAAATGCAAATATTTCATTTACATCCGAGAAATACAATTTTTCCCGGTCTATTCTGGTCATAGATAACGATATCCGGATTATCTTTGATAAGTCTTCTCTGAGTATTCAGGAAGAAACTTCGGATAAGGTGTTCGTGTGTTTATCTTCCGACCCGGGAGAAACGAAAACCTTAAACTTTCAATCAAACCATGCTTCTCTGGAAGTCTATCCTTCTTCTTTAAGTTTTGATTCTTCGAATTGGAACCAGAAACAGGAACTCGGTCTGAAAGCCATCAAAGACAGTAATACAGTTTCGGAAACCGTAAGTGTAAGTGCTCGTGGAGATAATTTAATTTCTGCCTCCTTACAGGTTCAGGTGCAGGATAAGGATAGTAAACAGATACTATTTAGCGGGGATACTCAGGTGTTGGAGGGAAATGCAGCTTCTGTGAAGCTTAAACTTTCTCACAGACCCGCTGCACCGGTTACGGTTTCTGTACGAAATGACAACGGGCTTATCGATACTCTTACCTTTACACCGGCGAATTATTTTCAGGAACAAACCATAAATATACGCTATGCCAAAGACGGAGAGAGTTCGATTCGGATGAAACTCCTGGCTTCTGCGGATTCTTATGAGACGGTCGAACATGAGCTTCTCATTATAGATGTCGATACAAGAATTCTCTTATATTGTTCTCCTCCTGATATACACGAGGGAGATAGCATTACCTGCCTTACCAAACTTTCCGGTGACCCGGTAGTTTCGAGACCGGTTTCTTTAAGTCTCAGCAATGGAACAGAGAGAGAACTGCTTTTTGATTCTTCCAATTGGAATGAATTACAGACTTTTAGCTTTACGATTCCTTCGGATGCAGACCATGATTCTCAGCTAATTACTTTTACGGCAACGGGCGACTACCTGAAAACAGCGGAAGGAGATGTGATTGCTTTTGATAGGGATACGACTGTAATCTTTACCGGCCCGAATACGGTAGTTGAAGGTCAGACAGCAAAATTTTACCTGACACTTTCGGGTAAACCGGTTCTGGATAGAACGGTTTTTTTAAGTTCGAGTAAACCGGATATTAGTCTAAATAAAAGCAGTTTTACTTTTAGCGATAGTAATTGGAATGTGCCGCAGGAAGTAGAGTATACCGGAACTTTAGATGATCCCAATACGTTTATGGGTGCAAGTGACGTTACAGCTTCCGGTAATGAACTTCAGAGTTCTACGCTTCGTTTTTTTGTTCTGGATAGTAATGAAATTTATATAAATATGATTTCTAACCCGACTGCTTTTAATCTTGAGGAAGGAAACTCGGTAACCCTTAATTTTTCCATATCCATAATGCCTCCCTATGATGTTACCTTTCCGATTGTGTTGAGTGATACGAGTTCACTCAGCACAAATGTAAGTTCTGTCACGTTTACTCCGACAGATTATAACCAGCCTCACCCGGTAGTGGTAAAGGCTATAGATGATGCAGACAATGATAGCGAGACACCGACTCTCTGTATGTATTCGGGCTCTTCCTGTTCAACGGTCGATGGTATTATTAAATCTTTGCAATTTTCCATAACCGATAAGCATCCGACTATCAGTTCTCTGTCTGTGGATTCCTACACCGGTGCCAATGTGACTATCACCGGCACAAATTTTTATCCAAATCCAACGGATAATCTGGTGAAATTCAATGGATTGTCTGCGACAGTTGTTTCGGCAACGACAACAGAGCTTGTCGTAACACCACCGAATAACTCGACCACCGGCTACGTAACGGTAACAACAGCACGCGGAACCGGCACTTCACCTGCTGAATTTCGCTATGAGCTTTTAGTTATGGGTAGCAATCCATCCAACGGAGCGAGTAATGTGGCCTTAGATACATCTATTAGCCTTAGCTTTAATATAGACATAAACCCGGCAACGGTAAATGCAACTAATGTCCAATTGCTTACAGATGGCACAGCAGTAGCCACAACACTTTCGACTACAGGAAAAACCATCACCCTGATACCCACATCCAACCTGCAAAAGAACTCGGTCTATACCATAAGCCTGACAACAGACCTGCAATCCACAGGAGGACATGCTCTTGCTTCAACAGTCAACCAATACTTCTACACCCTAAGCGATGGCTGTAATACAATAGACCTCACAACCGGACTTGTAGCCCATTATCCCTTCAACGGCAATGCCAACGACGAAAGCGGCAATGGCAACCACGGCACAGCAATGGGCGGGGCGAGCCTTACTACCGACCGTTTCGGGAACGCAAATCGGGCTTATTCTGGATACGGACTCAATAGTCCGGGAAATATTTTTGTAGCTCGGAGTTCTTCCTTAACTTTTAATAATTCTATGAGTATTTCCTTGTTTTTCAAAATTGATGTATCGCGTGGTATGGATGGTTATGGAACTATTGTAGATAATGGTGCTCATAATCTCTTCACTAGAGGTGGGGACTTTTCTGGTTATGCATCAAACACTTCCTTTAACGATGGAATTATATATATAAATTTTTATGGAATCACCCCACCATATGGTTCTACTATTAGTTTAGAAAATTATAATCTATCAGAATGGTTACATATTGCATATGTTGTTTATACTGATAAATTTGATATTTATTTAAATGGTTCTTTTTTTGCTACATTTTTAGGAAATTTTGATTTTAACAAATGGAATTCTCATGATTTGTATTTCGGTATGTTTGGATATGGTGGCTGGTATCCAATCCATGGTGCAATCGACGACATTCGAATCTACAACCGTGCTTTGAATGCTACCGAAGTTCTTGCTCTTTACAAAGAGTCCGATGCCACGAAACGCTCCTGCAAGGAAATTCTTGACGCAGGACTTTCCTATGGTGATGGAGTTTACACCATCGACCCGGATGGCACAGGACCAACGGGGTCATTCCAGGTTTACTGTGATATGACAACAGATGGTGGGGGGTGGACGCTTATCTCAAGAGTGAATACTTCCAGTTTAGCTAATATTCCAGAACCCATGAATTGGTTTATAGCCGGACAAAACTCTAATGCGTTAAAATGCAATAAGATGGTACATAATGATCCTCCTGCGTCACTTGGAATAGATAAAGTATTACCAATGATTACAGATAATGTAACTAAAGCACGATTTAATCTGGTTGCAGAAGCTGATCCGAACCAGACTGCAAAATGGTTTAAAATTATGAATCAAGCGAATGCACAAAAATGGTTTGAAGATTCAGAAGTAAGTCCTACAAACACATGCACTGATTTGAATATGACTCTAAACTGTACAAATTCTGCTTTTATACGATATGTAACAACAGCAACAGCTGATCAGGGAGCATATAGTCTTGCAGGAATGAATTTGGCCTCTTATGGATACACAAGTGGAGGAGATATACACTTGAGGTTGGATGAAAATTTTGGTAGCGGTGCTAGTAGTGTTTGTTCCTGGACTGGTAATGCTAATGGAAATGCATGGAAGGATTCTTTCTATGAACACTGGGGAAATGGGTTGTTGATATGGCTGCGGTAG
- a CDS encoding Ig-like domain-containing protein codes for MKVELNSGIHILKKGFILLCILLYSCTQEALEQIKAPEPSGWTEEEVASLLAFKVGRFEYNTNTGNNFDNTAIAILNHIPSDKSTDVNVAEKVTVEFSEALDANSINENTVILSQNGTRISANTSVEGKILRITPTSPLSYDTNYTLLLTTGIKDEKGNQIQSDYSFQFHTAQKKDSIPPEITATDPVSGQTGILSGHTILVTFSEELSADSVSADTIQITTDTGNIDKNYTVSGNVLQIIASPYLPTQKKISLSIKKEISDLAGNPMSSDYEFFFYTADDIPPTVKATNPTNNASMVSPNSKISILFSEVLDYNTVNAATVLFQKDGVPVEATIELKDDTIWISPLSSLELTANYTVTLTGGLKDLYGNALAENYTFSFQSYSLNLQVAAGYTSTCAIIPPGNLKCWGMGSFGILGNGDTANILSISEAVRLNFGFFITVEQVSVGISHACAVLSNKKVKCWGDGAYGKLGDPNISEIIDINEALYLPFPEDIVQIQTGSFSTCALSVSGKVYCFGINFNGQLGNSNNLDITDASKAIPISFNPKAIKISSGNNHTCALLEDKTLRCWGANYAGQLGYGDRLDRNDAATLSAVDVGGDVADIIAGSTHTCAILSDESAKCWGDGVNYQNGDGSGERWLLLPKKLNITESVTEIAAGNAHTCLLLQTGKLRCFGKGTLQAGIPLGYAQGIIYQTPETAPDISFSNSVIHVYARGEHTCALLSTGALKCWGWAAYGQLGYGNTDNIYQATGAGDLYFE; via the coding sequence ATGAAAGTAGAGTTGAATTCAGGCATACATATATTAAAGAAAGGCTTTATACTCCTTTGTATTTTACTCTATTCCTGTACTCAGGAAGCTCTCGAACAAATAAAAGCTCCTGAGCCTTCGGGTTGGACAGAAGAAGAAGTTGCTTCTTTATTAGCTTTTAAAGTAGGAAGGTTTGAGTATAATACAAATACAGGAAATAATTTTGACAATACTGCTATTGCTATACTAAATCATATCCCCTCTGATAAATCAACAGATGTAAATGTAGCTGAAAAAGTAACTGTGGAATTCAGTGAAGCTCTTGATGCCAACAGTATCAATGAAAATACAGTTATCCTGAGTCAGAATGGAACTCGTATTTCTGCAAATACTTCTGTAGAGGGCAAAATTTTAAGAATAACACCCACTTCGCCTTTGAGCTACGATACAAACTATACTCTACTCCTTACAACAGGTATTAAAGACGAAAAAGGAAACCAAATACAATCCGACTATTCTTTCCAATTTCATACTGCACAAAAAAAAGACAGCATACCTCCTGAGATTACAGCTACAGACCCTGTAAGTGGGCAAACGGGAATTTTATCCGGCCATACCATTCTTGTGACTTTTTCTGAAGAACTATCTGCTGATAGTGTAAGTGCAGATACAATTCAAATCACAACAGATACAGGAAATATTGACAAAAATTATACGGTATCCGGAAATGTATTACAAATAATAGCCAGTCCATATTTACCCACACAGAAAAAGATAAGCCTGAGTATAAAAAAAGAAATCAGCGATCTTGCCGGAAATCCAATGAGTTCTGATTATGAGTTTTTCTTTTATACCGCTGATGACATCCCACCGACCGTAAAAGCCACTAATCCAACAAACAATGCAAGTATGGTCAGTCCGAATAGTAAAATATCTATTCTCTTTTCTGAGGTTCTGGATTATAACACGGTAAATGCAGCAACTGTTCTTTTTCAAAAAGACGGAGTCCCGGTAGAAGCTACTATCGAATTGAAGGATGATACAATCTGGATAAGCCCGCTGTCAAGCTTAGAACTCACTGCAAACTATACGGTTACTCTGACAGGTGGATTGAAAGACCTTTACGGCAATGCTCTTGCAGAAAACTATACATTTAGCTTCCAGAGCTACAGTTTAAATTTACAGGTAGCAGCCGGCTATACGTCTACCTGTGCGATTATTCCTCCGGGTAATTTGAAATGCTGGGGAATGGGTTCCTTTGGTATTTTAGGAAATGGCGATACAGCTAATATCCTTTCTATTTCTGAGGCAGTGCGACTTAATTTTGGTTTTTTTATAACCGTAGAACAGGTATCGGTTGGAATATCTCATGCCTGTGCAGTTCTTTCCAATAAAAAAGTAAAATGCTGGGGAGATGGTGCTTACGGAAAATTAGGTGATCCAAATATATCTGAAATCATTGATATAAACGAGGCTCTCTATTTACCCTTCCCGGAAGATATTGTCCAGATACAAACCGGTTCCTTTTCCACCTGTGCTCTATCCGTGTCCGGGAAGGTCTATTGTTTCGGAATCAATTTCAACGGCCAATTAGGAAATTCTAATAATCTGGATATAACAGATGCCTCTAAAGCTATTCCTATAAGCTTTAATCCTAAGGCTATAAAAATTAGCTCCGGTAACAACCATACCTGTGCACTTTTAGAAGATAAGACCCTCCGATGCTGGGGAGCCAATTATGCCGGCCAGTTGGGTTATGGGGATAGACTGGATAGGAATGATGCGGCGACTTTATCAGCTGTAGATGTGGGTGGAGATGTGGCTGATATTATTGCGGGTTCGACTCATACCTGTGCTATTCTCAGCGATGAAAGTGCAAAATGTTGGGGGGATGGAGTGAACTACCAAAACGGTGACGGCAGCGGAGAAAGGTGGTTACTTTTGCCTAAAAAATTAAATATCACAGAGTCCGTAACAGAAATAGCAGCTGGAAATGCTCATACCTGTTTATTACTGCAAACCGGAAAACTTCGCTGCTTTGGAAAAGGAACTTTGCAGGCAGGTATACCACTGGGTTATGCTCAAGGCATTATTTATCAAACTCCTGAAACAGCACCGGATATAAGTTTTTCAAATAGTGTCATTCATGTGTACGCACGAGGAGAACATACCTGTGCCCTACTAAGTACCGGGGCTTTGAAATGCTGGGGTTGGGCTGCTTACGGTCAATTGGGTTATGGAAATACGGATAATATTTATCAAGCAACAGGTGCGGGGGATCTATATTTTGAATAA
- a CDS encoding ATP-binding protein → MKKLPLGVQTFSKMIHDDLYYVDKTQFIKQLVDNGTYYFLSRPRRFGKSSFLDTLKEAFEGNEKLFKGLYLEKNWDWTKKHPVIMISFGGGIMQTPLNVENKIKELLHFNQQKLGVTCNLPEPGSCLKELIIHSTEKYNERVIILIDEYDKPILDNIVKKETALEIREILKGFYSVIKDSDRYIKFAFITGVSKFSKVNLFSGLNNLTDISLDRRYATICGYTESELPLFEDRLEGVDREKLKLWYNGYNFLGDKVYNPFDILLFFDKGEFKNYWFETGSPSFLIKLIQENQYNPIQIEHVELSEQELGAFDVEQIRLETILFQTGYLTIKEKFTVGAKTFYSLTYPNLEVKMSFTEVILNYLSDGNKTNKNLIELHKILTIPDLPGLKDLFYSFFASIPHNWYRKNTMANYEGYYASIFYCYFTALGLDVRAEEPNNNGQVDMTVFIEKKVYVFEFKVIELTEKGSALEQIKKKKYYEKHLSPENREIYLVGVEFSKEQKNITNYEWEQLLATGA, encoded by the coding sequence ATGAAAAAGCTTCCGCTCGGCGTACAGACATTTTCCAAAATGATTCATGATGATCTATATTATGTGGACAAAACGCAATTCATCAAACAACTTGTGGATAATGGAACGTACTATTTTCTATCCCGTCCGCGACGCTTTGGCAAAAGTTCCTTTTTAGATACGCTAAAAGAAGCCTTTGAAGGGAATGAGAAGCTATTCAAGGGACTGTATCTGGAAAAGAACTGGGATTGGACAAAAAAACATCCGGTTATTATGATTAGCTTTGGTGGTGGGATTATGCAAACTCCCTTGAATGTTGAAAATAAAATTAAAGAATTACTTCATTTTAATCAACAAAAATTGGGAGTTACCTGTAACTTACCTGAACCGGGTAGTTGTCTCAAAGAACTAATCATTCATAGTACAGAAAAATATAATGAAAGAGTAATTATCCTGATTGATGAATATGACAAACCAATCCTGGATAATATCGTAAAGAAAGAAACGGCCTTAGAGATAAGAGAAATCCTGAAAGGTTTCTACTCGGTGATTAAAGACTCTGATAGATATATCAAATTTGCTTTTATAACAGGGGTATCTAAATTCTCCAAGGTCAATCTCTTCAGCGGTCTCAATAACCTAACCGATATAAGCCTGGATAGACGTTATGCGACGATCTGCGGTTACACAGAAAGTGAACTTCCTTTGTTTGAGGATCGTCTCGAAGGTGTAGACAGAGAAAAACTAAAACTTTGGTACAACGGCTATAACTTTTTGGGTGATAAGGTATATAATCCTTTTGATATATTACTTTTTTTTGATAAAGGGGAATTTAAAAACTATTGGTTCGAAACAGGAAGCCCTTCCTTTTTGATCAAGTTAATACAGGAAAACCAATACAACCCCATTCAGATCGAGCATGTAGAACTATCCGAACAGGAACTGGGAGCTTTTGATGTTGAACAAATCCGCCTGGAAACTATTCTCTTTCAAACGGGATACTTGACTATCAAAGAAAAATTTACTGTCGGTGCAAAAACATTTTATTCTCTTACCTATCCAAACCTCGAAGTAAAAATGAGCTTTACAGAAGTGATCCTGAATTATCTATCTGATGGCAATAAAACAAACAAGAACCTGATTGAATTACATAAGATTTTAACTATACCCGATCTACCCGGATTAAAAGATTTATTCTACTCCTTCTTTGCATCTATCCCCCATAACTGGTATCGCAAGAATACGATGGCAAACTACGAAGGCTATTATGCCTCCATCTTTTACTGTTATTTCACCGCCCTCGGTTTGGACGTGCGTGCCGAAGAACCGAATAATAACGGTCAGGTAGATATGACAGTCTTCATCGAGAAAAAAGTTTATGTGTTTGAGTTCAAGGTAATTGAACTCACAGAAAAAGGATCTGCACTGGAACAAATCAAGAAAAAAAAATACTACGAAAAACACTTAAGCCCAGAAAACAGGGAAATTTATCTCGTTGGAGTGGAGTTTTCAAAAGAACAGAAGAATATTACGAATTATGAATGGGAACAGCTTTTAGCAACGGGGGCTTAA
- the kdsA gene encoding 3-deoxy-8-phosphooctulonate synthase, with the protein MKTASEREFLNGKKIGAKEGFFLIAGPCVMESRDLLDRVAGEMTEICAELGIFYIFKSSFDKANRSSVKSYRGCGLSEGIKNLEYIKAKYKVPVLTDVHETAQVQPLQDVLDIYQIPAFLCRQTDLIVEAARTGKWVNVKKGQFLAPADARHIVTKIQECDSEKYLITERGSSFGYGNLVFDTRTMPILHNMNIPVIFDATHSAQLPGAAGNITGGQREFIPDLMRSAVAAGIEGIFMEVHPEPEKALSDSTTQYELSKIKDLLKKIKALDTFVKETFVVG; encoded by the coding sequence ATGAAAACAGCATCGGAAAGAGAATTTTTAAATGGAAAGAAAATAGGGGCGAAGGAGGGTTTTTTCCTTATCGCCGGCCCCTGTGTTATGGAATCCCGTGATTTACTCGACAGGGTTGCGGGTGAAATGACGGAAATATGTGCAGAACTTGGAATATTCTATATATTTAAAAGTAGCTTTGATAAGGCAAATCGTTCTTCCGTGAAATCGTACCGGGGTTGTGGACTGAGCGAGGGAATTAAGAATCTTGAATATATCAAGGCAAAATATAAGGTTCCTGTGCTGACTGATGTGCATGAGACGGCTCAGGTGCAGCCTCTTCAGGATGTATTAGATATTTATCAAATTCCGGCTTTTCTATGCAGACAGACGGACCTGATAGTTGAAGCGGCCCGTACGGGGAAGTGGGTGAATGTGAAAAAGGGGCAGTTTTTAGCCCCGGCAGATGCAAGGCATATTGTGACAAAAATTCAGGAATGTGATTCTGAAAAATATTTAATTACAGAAAGAGGAAGTAGCTTTGGTTATGGAAACCTTGTCTTTGACACAAGAACTATGCCTATATTACATAATATGAATATACCAGTTATCTTTGATGCCACTCATTCCGCACAGCTTCCGGGGGCTGCCGGTAATATAACAGGAGGACAGAGAGAGTTTATTCCTGATTTGATGCGTTCGGCTGTAGCCGCAGGAATAGAAGGAATTTTTATGGAAGTACATCCGGAACCAGAAAAAGCTCTATCCGATTCTACTACACAGTATGAGCTTTCTAAAATAAAGGATTTACTAAAAAAGATAAAGGCACTCGATACTTTTGTAAAGGAAACGTTTGTTGTAGGCTAG
- a CDS encoding CTP synthase, which yields MKQKYIFITGGVSSSLGKGVTVAALGCLLEGRGYTVALQKMDPYINIDPGTMSPYQHGEVFVTDDGAETDLDLGYYERFTRASYSRKNSVSTGQIYNAVINRERRGDYLGRTVQVVPHITNEIRSRFTLLGKESRADIIIVEIGGTVGDIESVPFLEAIRQMRYEYGKEQVCFIHLTLVPTITAAGEAKTKPTQHSVKELLALGIQPDVLVCRITSALTKEMKSKISLFCNVREENVISAVDIKTSIYEIPKMYRDEKLDEVVLKSLNLPSNKLNFTEWEKIIKKIKEASKKVNIAIVGKYISLQDAYRSIYESLSHGGIENDVVVELTKIDPEKVDKNSIKEQLKNCHGVLVPGGFGERGIEGKILAIQYARTKGIPFFGICLGMQCAVVEFARNVLNWKDANSTEFSPNTEKPVISMIEEQIEIEQLGGTMRLGAYPCIIEKDSLAFTEYKKVEISERHRHRFEFTLRYKEDFIKAGMTFPGYSPDEKLMEIVEVKSHPWFVGVQYHPEFQSKPFEPHPLFVGFIRAASKYLNKKVEK from the coding sequence ATAAAACAGAAATATATCTTTATTACCGGAGGAGTATCCTCCTCTCTTGGAAAAGGCGTAACCGTTGCCGCCCTGGGTTGCTTATTAGAGGGCAGAGGTTATACGGTTGCCCTGCAAAAAATGGATCCTTATATCAACATCGATCCGGGAACGATGAGTCCTTATCAGCATGGGGAAGTCTTTGTAACGGATGATGGAGCTGAAACAGATTTGGATCTCGGTTACTATGAGCGTTTTACCCGGGCCAGCTATTCAAGGAAAAATTCGGTTAGTACTGGCCAAATCTACAATGCAGTTATCAATCGGGAAAGAAGAGGAGATTATCTGGGACGCACGGTTCAGGTAGTTCCCCATATTACGAATGAAATTCGTTCTCGCTTTACCTTGCTCGGAAAAGAGTCCAGGGCAGATATTATTATCGTTGAGATTGGTGGAACCGTTGGAGACATAGAGTCGGTTCCCTTTTTAGAAGCTATTCGCCAGATGCGTTATGAATACGGAAAAGAACAGGTCTGTTTTATACACCTGACTTTAGTTCCGACGATTACAGCTGCCGGGGAAGCCAAAACGAAACCCACACAGCATTCGGTGAAAGAATTGCTGGCCTTAGGGATACAACCGGATGTTCTTGTATGCCGGATTACCAGTGCTCTGACAAAAGAAATGAAAAGTAAGATTTCTCTTTTTTGTAATGTGAGAGAAGAAAATGTAATTTCTGCGGTAGATATAAAAACTTCTATATATGAAATTCCTAAAATGTATCGAGATGAAAAACTTGATGAGGTTGTATTGAAGTCTTTAAATCTTCCTTCGAATAAGTTAAACTTTACTGAATGGGAAAAAATCATCAAAAAGATAAAGGAAGCCAGTAAGAAAGTAAATATAGCGATTGTTGGAAAGTATATCAGTTTACAGGATGCCTACCGTTCTATTTATGAATCTCTTTCCCATGGAGGAATTGAAAATGATGTGGTGGTTGAGTTGACCAAAATTGATCCTGAAAAGGTGGATAAAAACTCGATAAAGGAACAATTGAAAAATTGTCATGGTGTTTTGGTCCCGGGAGGATTTGGAGAAAGAGGGATTGAAGGTAAAATTTTAGCCATTCAGTATGCAAGGACGAAAGGGATTCCATTTTTTGGAATATGTCTCGGTATGCAGTGTGCTGTAGTTGAGTTTGCCAGGAATGTCCTGAACTGGAAAGATGCGAATTCCACCGAGTTTTCTCCAAATACAGAAAAGCCGGTAATTTCCATGATAGAAGAACAAATTGAGATTGAGCAACTGGGGGGAACTATGCGTCTCGGTGCTTATCCCTGTATAATCGAGAAAGATTCTTTAGCATTTACGGAATATAAGAAAGTCGAGATTTCTGAACGACATAGACACAGATTCGAATTTACCCTGCGATATAAGGAAGATTTTATCAAAGCAGGAATGACTTTTCCCGGTTATTCCCCGGATGAGAAGTTAATGGAAATAGTAGAAGTTAAGTCTCATCCCTGGTTTGTAGGTGTACAGTATCATCCGGAATTTCAGTCCAAACCTTTTGAACCGCATCCTCTTTTTGTTGGCTTTATACGGGCCGCCAGTAAATATTTAAATAAGAAGGTAGAAAAATGA